Proteins found in one Paralichthys olivaceus isolate ysfri-2021 chromosome 19, ASM2471397v2, whole genome shotgun sequence genomic segment:
- the pla2g7 gene encoding platelet-activating factor acetylhydrolase isoform X2, whose amino-acid sequence MGNTCSNNLGIPPAKGPNTVGCTDFMMDHTAQGTFFRLYYPCQETEKAEKPDWVPCREYFNGLADFMKINRTLSERIFNYLFGSFKIPAYLDAPFKSNGKCPVVIFSHGLGAFRTLYSAICVELASQGFIVASVEHRDQSASATFYFREETAKDNVPIASARGSLVKEWMYYRALRHGESEFSLRNKQVKQRADECILALEKLTEINSGTQVHNVLQTQFDWATLENSMDLCRIAAMGHSFGGATVIETLCKDVNFKCGVALDAWMFPLDYEIFPRVRQPIFFINSEKFQWAGNISRMRKLDSAVIQRKMITIRGTVHQSFPDFTFLTGNWIGKLMKLKGEIDPEIAIDLSNKATLAFLERHLGLQKNFNQWEGLIDGEDENLIPGTNITVLQSPL is encoded by the exons ATGGGGAACACCTGCAGTAACAATCTCGGAATCCCTCCAGCCAAGGGCCCCAATACTGTGGGATGCACGGACTTCATGATGGACCACACAGCACAG GGCACCTTCTTCCGGCTCTACTATCCCTGTCAAGAGACTGAGAAGGCTGAAAAACCAGACTGGGTCCCGTGCAGGGAGTATTTTAACGGCCTGGCAGACTTCATGAAGATCAACAGAACACTCAGTGAAAGGATTTTCAACTACCTCTTTG gctCCTTTAAGATCCCAGCTTACTTGGATGCTCCATTCAAGTCAAATGGAAAATGTCCTGTCGTGATCTTCTCACATGGCCTGGGAGCCTTCAG GACTTTGTATTCGGCCATATGTGTGGAGCTGGCCTCTCAGGGTTTCATCGTGGCATCTGTGGAGCACAG aGACCAATCGGCGTCGGCTACGTTTTATTTTCGAGAAGAGACGGCAAAGGACAATGTGCCTATAGCATCAGCCCGAGGCAGCTTGGTAAAGGAGTGGATGTACTACAGAGCTCTGCGGCACGGCGAGAGTGAATTCTCTCTCAGAAATAAACAG GTGAAACAGAGAGCAGATGAATGCATTCTGGCTCTGGAGAAACTCACTGAAATCAACTCAGGGACACAAGTGCACAATGTTCTGCAGACACAGTTTGACTGGGCCACGCTGGAG AATTCCATGGATCTGTGCAGAATAGCAGCGATGGGACATTCCTTCGGGGGGGCGACAGTGATCGAAACTCTGTGCAAAGACGTCAACTTCAA GTGTGGTGTAGCGCTGGACGCCTGGATGTTTCCTTTAGATTACGAAATCTTTCCTCGAGTGAGGCAGCCGATCTTCTTCATCAACTCGGAGAAATTCCAGTGGGCGGGGAACATCAGCCGCATGAGGAAGCTGGACTCAGCCGTCATCCAGAGGAAGATGATCACTATCAG AGGGACAGTCCACCAGAGTTTCCCGGACTTCACCTTCCTGACGGGAAACTGGATCGGTAAACTGATGAAGCTGAAGGGAGAGATCGACCCAGAGATCGCCATTGACCTCTCCAACAAAGCAACACTGGCCTTTCTGGAACGCCATCTCG GTCTACAGAAGAACTTTAACCAATGGGAGGGTCTGATTGACGGGGAGGATGAAAACCTCATTCCAGGAACTAATATCACCGTGCTTCAGTCTCCCCTCTGA
- the pla2g7 gene encoding platelet-activating factor acetylhydrolase isoform X1, which produces MFSHGGLVQLLVKRIYKRASADQWGFTLSYVTMGNTCSNNLGIPPAKGPNTVGCTDFMMDHTAQGTFFRLYYPCQETEKAEKPDWVPCREYFNGLADFMKINRTLSERIFNYLFGSFKIPAYLDAPFKSNGKCPVVIFSHGLGAFRTLYSAICVELASQGFIVASVEHRDQSASATFYFREETAKDNVPIASARGSLVKEWMYYRALRHGESEFSLRNKQVKQRADECILALEKLTEINSGTQVHNVLQTQFDWATLENSMDLCRIAAMGHSFGGATVIETLCKDVNFKCGVALDAWMFPLDYEIFPRVRQPIFFINSEKFQWAGNISRMRKLDSAVIQRKMITIRGTVHQSFPDFTFLTGNWIGKLMKLKGEIDPEIAIDLSNKATLAFLERHLGLQKNFNQWEGLIDGEDENLIPGTNITVLQSPL; this is translated from the exons ATGTTTTCTCATGGAGGATTGGTTCAGTTGTTAGTCAAGAGGATTTACAAGAGGGCGAGTGCAG ATCAGTGGGGGTTCACGCTCAGTTACGTCACCATGGGGAACACCTGCAGTAACAATCTCGGAATCCCTCCAGCCAAGGGCCCCAATACTGTGGGATGCACGGACTTCATGATGGACCACACAGCACAG GGCACCTTCTTCCGGCTCTACTATCCCTGTCAAGAGACTGAGAAGGCTGAAAAACCAGACTGGGTCCCGTGCAGGGAGTATTTTAACGGCCTGGCAGACTTCATGAAGATCAACAGAACACTCAGTGAAAGGATTTTCAACTACCTCTTTG gctCCTTTAAGATCCCAGCTTACTTGGATGCTCCATTCAAGTCAAATGGAAAATGTCCTGTCGTGATCTTCTCACATGGCCTGGGAGCCTTCAG GACTTTGTATTCGGCCATATGTGTGGAGCTGGCCTCTCAGGGTTTCATCGTGGCATCTGTGGAGCACAG aGACCAATCGGCGTCGGCTACGTTTTATTTTCGAGAAGAGACGGCAAAGGACAATGTGCCTATAGCATCAGCCCGAGGCAGCTTGGTAAAGGAGTGGATGTACTACAGAGCTCTGCGGCACGGCGAGAGTGAATTCTCTCTCAGAAATAAACAG GTGAAACAGAGAGCAGATGAATGCATTCTGGCTCTGGAGAAACTCACTGAAATCAACTCAGGGACACAAGTGCACAATGTTCTGCAGACACAGTTTGACTGGGCCACGCTGGAG AATTCCATGGATCTGTGCAGAATAGCAGCGATGGGACATTCCTTCGGGGGGGCGACAGTGATCGAAACTCTGTGCAAAGACGTCAACTTCAA GTGTGGTGTAGCGCTGGACGCCTGGATGTTTCCTTTAGATTACGAAATCTTTCCTCGAGTGAGGCAGCCGATCTTCTTCATCAACTCGGAGAAATTCCAGTGGGCGGGGAACATCAGCCGCATGAGGAAGCTGGACTCAGCCGTCATCCAGAGGAAGATGATCACTATCAG AGGGACAGTCCACCAGAGTTTCCCGGACTTCACCTTCCTGACGGGAAACTGGATCGGTAAACTGATGAAGCTGAAGGGAGAGATCGACCCAGAGATCGCCATTGACCTCTCCAACAAAGCAACACTGGCCTTTCTGGAACGCCATCTCG GTCTACAGAAGAACTTTAACCAATGGGAGGGTCTGATTGACGGGGAGGATGAAAACCTCATTCCAGGAACTAATATCACCGTGCTTCAGTCTCCCCTCTGA
- the ints9 gene encoding integrator complex subunit 9, with the protein MKLYCLSGHPTLPCNVLKFKSTTIMLDCGLDTTSVLNFLPLPLVHSPRLSKLPGWVSKDGNVNLEKELKECAKRVFVDSQPEFCLPERELLDLSNIDVILISNYHCMMALPYITEHTGFTGTVYATEPTLQIGRLLMEELVNFMERVPKAQSATCWKNKELQRMLPGPLKDAVDVWTWKRCYSMQEVNSALSKVQLVGYSQKVELFGAVQVSPLSSGYSLGSSNWIIQSHHEKVSYVSGSSLLTTHPQPMDQSSLKNSDVLILTGLTQMPTANPDGMLGEFCSNLAMTIRAGGNVLVPCYSSGVIYDLLECLYQFIESASLGTTPFYFISPVANSSLEFSQIFAEWLCHNKQSKVYLPEPPFPHAELIQTNKLKHYPSIHGDFSSEFRQPCVVFTGHPSLRFGDVVHFMELWGKSSLNTIIFTEPDFSYLDALAPYQPLAMKCVYCPIDTRLNFHQVSKLLKEVQPLHVVCPEQYTQPPLSQSHRSDLMLELQPPPMPYRRCSVLNLPFRRRYERVYILPELANSLVPSEVKPGISVATVSAILHSKDNKHTLQSVPKPPPAPPSKKRKRVMEEPPVVQAPKPLLSGAVPLEAFLATLQKHGISEVKVEETTDGHILHLQAEDTLIQLEEDGTHIVCDNNEPLRTTLRDLVLRFLQKL; encoded by the exons atgaaattg TACTGTCTGTCAGGTCACCCCACGTTGCCCTGCAATGTCCTCAAGTtcaaatccaccaccatcatgcTGGACTGTGGGCTGGACACCACCTCTGTCCTCAACTTCCTGCCCCTTCCTCTGGTGCACAG CCCGAGACTCTCCAAGCTGCCGGGCTGGGTCTCTAAGGATGGAAACGTAAACTTGGAGAAG GAGCTGAAGGAATGTGCAAAGCGGGTGTTTGTGGATTCTCAGCCTGAGTTCTGTCTCCCTGAG AGAGAACTGCTGGATCTATCTAATATTGATGTCATCCTAATCTCCAACTATCACTGTATGATGGCGCTGCCCTACATCACTGAACACACAGGCTTCACGGGAACAGTGTATGCCACAGAGCCCACTCTGCAGATTGGCAG ACTCCTGATGGAAGAGTTAGTAAACTTCATGGAAAGAGTTCCCAAAGCCCAGTCTGCCACCTGCTGGAAAAATAAGGAATTACAAAG GATGCTCCCTggtcctctgaaggatgctGTGGATGTGTGGACATGGAAGCGATGCTACAGTATGCAGGAGGTGAACTCGGCCCTCAGTAAAGTGCAGCTTGTGGGTTATTCACAGAAAGTG GAGCTGTTTGGAGCTGTTCAGGTATCCCCCTTAAGTTCTGGTTACTCGTTGGGCAGCTCTAACTGGATCATTCAGTCTCATCATGAGAAAGTGTCCTACGTGTCGGGTTCATCCCTCCTCACCACACATCCACAG CCGATGGACCAAAGCTCCCTGAAGAACAGTGATGTTTTGATTCTGACGGGCCTAACCCAGATGCCCACCGCCAACCCAGACGGCATGCTGGGGGAATTCTGCAGTAACCTGg CCATGACTATTCGTGCTGGAGGCAACGTGCTGGTTCCGTGCTACTCCTCAGGAGTGATATACGACCTGCTGGAGTGTCTGTACCAGTTCATCGAGAGTGCCAGCCTCGGCACAACACCCTTCTACTTCATCTCACCCGTCGCCAACAGCTCCCTGGAGTTCTCTCAGATCTTTGCTGAGTG GCTTTGTCACAACAAGCAATCAAAGGTGTATCTCCCAGAGCCTCCGTTCCCTCATGCTGAG ctgaTCCAAACCAATAAGCTGAAACACTACCCCAGCATTCATGGAGACTTCAGCAGCGAGTTCCGTCAGCCGTGTGTGGTTTTCACCGGCCATCCCTCTCTGCGCTTCGGGGACGTGGTTCACTTCATGGAGCTGTGGGGCAAGTCCAGCCTCAACACCATCATCTTTACGG AGCCAGACTTCTCCTACCTCGATGCCCTGGCTCCCTACCAGCCGCTGGCTATGAAGTGTGTTTACTGTCCCATTGACACACGGCTCAACTTCCACCAAGTGTCAAAGCTGCTGAAGGAAGTCCAG CCCCTCCATGTGGTGTGTCCAGAGCAGTACACCCAGCCTCCACTCTCCCAGTCCCACCGGTCTGATCTGATGCTGGAGCTGCAGCCCCCTCCTATGCCCTACAGACGCTGCTCAGTGCTCAACCTGCCCTTCAGACGCCGCTACGAACGAGTCTACATCCTTCCTGAG CTCGCTAACTCCCTGGTGCCCTCTGAGGTGAAACCGGGCATCTCCGTGGCAACTGTATCCGCTATACTACACTCCAAAGACAACAAGCACACGCTGCAG TCGGTGCCCAAACCCCCTCCAGCACCCCCCAGCAAAAAGAGAAAGCGAGTGATGGAGGAGCCCCCTGTGGTGCAGGCCCCCAAACCCCTGCTGAGTGGAGCTGTGCCTCTAGAAGCTTTCCTGGCCACATTACAAAAG CACGGGATCTCAGAGGTGAAAGTGGAGGAGACGACAGACGGACACATCTTGCACCTGCAGGCTGAGGACACGCTGatccagctggaggaggatgggACGCACATCGTTTGTGACAACAACGAGCCGCTGCGCACCACGCTCAGAGACCTGGTTCTCCGCTTCCTGCAGAAACTCTGA
- the glrx5 gene encoding glutaredoxin-related protein 5, mitochondrial: MNSFITAAARCLRSGAAVYVPRRADVWSASGRRLLCAAAGVQKDLGEMVKKDKVVVFIKGTPAQPMCGFSNAVVQILRMHGVDDYAAYNVLDDQDLRQGVKDFSNWPTIPQVYFNGEFVGGCDILLQMHQNGDLVEEFKKLGIHSALLETEKESK, encoded by the exons ATGAACAGCTTCATCACAGCCGCTGCTCGGTGTCTCCGGTCGGGGGCCGCGGTCTACGTGCCCAGGCGAGCCGACGTGTGGTCGGCCTCGGGCCGGCGGCTCCTGTGCGCGGCGGCGGGCGTCCAGAAGGACCTTGGGGAGATGGTGAAGAAGGACAAGGTGGTGGTGTTCATCAAGGGGACACCGGCTCAGCCCATGTGCGGCTTCAGTAACGCCGTGGTGCAGATCCTCCGGATGCACGGAGTGGACGACTACGCCGCCTACAACGTGTTGGACGATCAGGACCTGAGACAAG GAGTCAAGGACTTCTCCAACTGGCCCACGATCCCTCAGGTGTACTTCAACGGCGAGTTTGTTGGAGGCTGCGACATCCTGCTCCAGATGCACCAGAACGGAGATCTGGTGGAGGAGTTCAAGAAGCTGGGAATCCACTCTGCACTGCTGGAAACTGAGAAAGAATCCAAGTAG
- the prkrip1 gene encoding PRKR-interacting protein 1 homolog codes for MAAHTQKNNKPGKAAGKAAGKEAQPLIIAKTPAEEQRLKLERLMRNPDKLAPIPDRLKEWNPRAPPEFVRDVMGSSAGAGSGEFHVYRHLRRREYQRQDFLDKVSEKQNKDVEYLDKVEQNKQAAEERTAKRRKKRDKMKQKKLMAKKAKQESNNKTEDDTDKSSDGSEEEKEEEEREAEDDAEAPSFIMGKK; via the coding sequence ATGGCGGCGCACACGCAAAAGAATAACAAGCCGGGGAAAGCTGCGGGGAAAGCTGCGGGGAAAGAGGCCCAGCCTCTGATCATCGCCAAAACCCCGGCGGAGGAACAGCGTCTGAAGCTGGAGAGGTTGATGCGGAACCCGGACAAGCTCGCTCCAATCCCCGACCGACTCAAAGAATGGAACCCGCGGGCTCCGCCGGAGTTCGTCCGGGACGTGATGGGCTCCAGCGCCGGCGCAGGCAGCGGCGAGTTCCACGTTTACCGGCACCTCCGCCGCAGAGAGTACCAGAGACAGGACTTCCTGGACAAGGTGTCAGAGAAGCAGAACAAGGACGTGGAGTATCTGGACAAGGTGGAGCAGAACAAGCAGGCGGCCGAGGAGAGGACGGCCAAGCGCAGGAAGAAGCGAGATAAGATGAAGCAGAAGAAGCTGATGGCGAAGAAGGCGAAACAAGAAAGTAACAACAAGACGGAAGACGACACCGATAAGAGCTCCGACGGAAgtgaagaggaaaaggaggaggaggagagagaggctgaagaTGATGCTGAGGCTCCAAGCTTCATCATGGGGAAGAAATAA